A region from the Patescibacteria group bacterium genome encodes:
- a CDS encoding HEPN domain-containing protein, with the protein MVKQSFSVKKKFRESKYYEDWLLKARRDLDTGFLNNRHGGYTDTTCYFCHQATEKALKAYLLAKGLEFLPKIHILPLLLTMCVDKDRDFLQFEKQCKILNEYFIETKYPADAIIDYSKEETEQALFDAEELFYFIEKKLKQT; encoded by the coding sequence ATGGTTAAGCAAAGCTTTTCTGTGAAGAAAAAGTTTCGCGAATCTAAATATTATGAAGATTGGCTATTAAAAGCCAGGCGTGATCTTGATACGGGATTTTTGAATAATCGTCATGGCGGTTATACGGATACGACATGTTATTTTTGCCATCAAGCAACCGAGAAGGCTCTTAAAGCCTATCTTTTAGCCAAAGGGTTGGAATTTCTTCCTAAAATTCATATTCTTCCTTTGCTTTTGACAATGTGCGTGGATAAAGATCGGGATTTTTTGCAATTCGAAAAACAATGTAAAATACTTAACGAATATTTCATTGAAACGAAGTATCCGGCTGATGCCATTATTGATTATTCAAAAGAGGAAACAGAACAGGCCCTTTTTGATGCGGAAGAGCTTTTTTATTTTATAGAGAAAAAATTAAAACAAACTTAA
- a CDS encoding NUDIX hydrolase, with protein MAYFWSLNKNNEVLLTQRNEQEFPIWDGKWGIPGGHLEFGDNPEERLVTELKEELGVEVRILTKTPFLTSYVFRTDKMIYHGILLCYLTQIIRGQPKIANQENRDFKWFKPEKINFKDCLPSTDIFISQLPPGAKTR; from the coding sequence ATGGCGTACTTTTGGTCGCTAAATAAAAATAACGAAGTCCTGCTCACCCAGAGAAATGAACAAGAATTTCCGATTTGGGATGGAAAATGGGGCATTCCTGGGGGACATTTAGAATTCGGTGATAATCCCGAAGAAAGGCTGGTAACAGAGCTTAAAGAGGAATTGGGCGTGGAAGTTAGGATCTTGACGAAAACGCCTTTTCTTACCTCTTATGTTTTTAGGACCGATAAAATGATTTATCACGGTATCCTTTTGTGTTATTTGACTCAAATTATTAGAGGACAACCCAAAATTGCTAATCAAGAGAATCGAGATTTTAAATGGTTTAAGCCAGAAAAAATTAATTTTAAAGATTGTCTCCCAAGTACAGATATTTTCATTTCCCAATTGCCGCCTGGCGCAAAGACCAGATAA
- a CDS encoding GTP cyclohydrolase II gives MLDRWIIGQQYRPIERRVAMEPNKYQSIVERTAEGLLPTKTGIWHIVSYRQKDDNEEHVVLYKGDITTKEPLLTRLHSSCVTAETFHATNCDCHEQIEAAMKKIADANRGLIVWLHQEGRGNGLAGKVLQLKEMVEKGVDTVTAFENQGMKGENRCYQAGVDIYRNLHVTAPLRMMTHNPDKLAALREAGFVVDVEPLPIKVNSKMTAKDLEAKKRRLGHLYP, from the coding sequence ATGTTAGACAGGTGGATCATCGGCCAGCAATATAGGCCAATTGAAAGGAGAGTAGCTATGGAACCTAATAAGTACCAATCAATCGTTGAAAGAACTGCCGAGGGATTATTGCCTACAAAAACAGGAATATGGCATATAGTCAGTTATCGGCAAAAAGATGATAATGAAGAACACGTTGTTTTATACAAAGGTGACATAACCACAAAAGAACCATTATTAACCCGTCTGCATTCGTCTTGTGTGACGGCAGAAACTTTTCACGCTACCAACTGCGATTGCCATGAACAAATAGAAGCAGCGATGAAAAAGATAGCCGATGCCAACAGAGGGTTAATCGTTTGGCTGCATCAAGAGGGCAGGGGAAATGGTTTGGCGGGCAAGGTTTTACAGCTTAAGGAAATGGTGGAAAAAGGCGTGGATACGGTAACGGCTTTTGAGAATCAGGGCATGAAGGGAGAAAACCGTTGTTACCAGGCCGGGGTTGATATTTACAGGAATTTGCATGTTACCGCCCCATTGCGAATGATGACGCATAATCCCGATAAACTTGCGGCATTGCGGGAGGCGGGGTTTGTCGTTGACGTCGAACCGTTACCCATCAAAGTAAATAGCAAAATGACCGCCAAAGATTTAGAGGCCAAAAAGCGAAGACTGGGACATTTATATCCATAA
- a CDS encoding nucleotidyltransferase domain-containing protein has product MLKKQSFSASRKEDYLKKLPQIVAALKKGYKPEKIILFGSMIDSKTQSNDIDLFLIKKTLVSRLGKRATEAWSCLPAQNIPVDFLIYTPSEVEYEINRGNVFISEILQKGKVLYG; this is encoded by the coding sequence ATGCTAAAGAAGCAAAGTTTCTCCGCGAGTAGAAAGGAAGATTATCTTAAAAAACTTCCTCAAATAGTAGCTGCTCTTAAAAAGGGCTACAAGCCGGAAAAGATCATTCTCTTCGGTAGTATGATTGATTCTAAAACCCAAAGTAATGACATAGATCTTTTCTTGATCAAAAAAACTTTAGTGAGCAGATTGGGAAAAAGAGCTACAGAAGCTTGGTCATGTCTTCCTGCCCAAAATATCCCCGTAGATTTTTTGATTTATACTCCCTCGGAGGTAGAGTACGAAATCAACAGGGGCAATGTTTTTATAAGCGAAATTCTCCAAAAAGGTAAAGTTCTGTATGGTTAA